The Xanthomonas sp. DAR 34887 genome has a segment encoding these proteins:
- a CDS encoding GNAT family N-acetyltransferase — MYSVRAYRAADAPAWDAVIAASRNGNLLHRRGYMDYHAERFVDASLLVERGGAPVAVFPANIEGTRVVSHAGLSYAGLLSVHGLRAVATLDVFEQIAAHYRAEGAHELVYKAVPHLFHSSPAEEDLYALHRLGARLQRRDLSSAIALRGRPPFAAERRRSIGKARKAGLHVQRSDDPAPLHALLVEVLQRHGATPTHSLDELRLLRERFPEQILLYEVRDGATLLAGTVLYDFGHVVHTQYLACSEQGRRVDALSLLLADLIENRYAQRDYFSLGISTEQQGRVLNDGLVTQKERFGARGVVHDFYVWDLR; from the coding sequence ATGTATTCGGTTAGGGCGTATCGCGCCGCGGACGCGCCGGCCTGGGACGCGGTGATCGCCGCATCCCGCAACGGCAACCTGCTGCACCGGCGCGGCTACATGGACTACCACGCCGAGCGCTTCGTCGACGCCTCGCTGCTGGTCGAACGCGGCGGCGCGCCGGTGGCGGTGTTCCCGGCCAACATCGAAGGCACGCGCGTGGTCAGCCACGCCGGGCTGAGCTATGCCGGGCTGCTGTCCGTGCACGGACTGCGCGCAGTGGCGACGTTGGACGTGTTCGAGCAGATCGCCGCGCACTACCGCGCAGAAGGCGCGCACGAACTGGTGTACAAGGCCGTGCCGCATCTGTTCCACAGCTCGCCGGCGGAGGAGGATCTCTACGCGCTGCATCGCCTCGGTGCGCGGCTGCAACGCCGCGACCTGTCCTCGGCGATCGCCTTGCGCGGGCGGCCGCCCTTCGCCGCCGAACGCCGCCGCTCGATCGGCAAGGCGCGCAAGGCCGGTTTGCACGTGCAACGCAGCGACGATCCCGCGCCTTTGCATGCGTTGCTGGTCGAGGTGTTGCAGCGCCACGGCGCCACCCCGACCCACAGCCTGGACGAGCTGCGCTTGCTGCGCGAGCGCTTTCCCGAGCAGATCTTGCTGTACGAGGTCCGCGACGGCGCCACGCTGCTGGCCGGCACTGTGCTGTACGACTTCGGCCACGTGGTGCACACGCAATACCTGGCCTGTTCCGAACAGGGCCGGCGCGTGGACGCGCTGAGCCTGCTACTGGCCGACCTGATCGAGAACCGCTACGCGCAGCGCGACTACTTCAGCCTCGGCATTTCCACCGAGCAGCAGGGCCGGGTGCTCAACGACGGCCTGGTCACGCAGAAGGAGCGCTTCGGCGCGCGCGGCGTGGTCCACGATTTCTATGTCTGGGACCTGCGATGA
- a CDS encoding heme ABC transporter permease: MAKWVPHWMHRLASPPTFYRVAGAIRPWALGASLLLGAVAFYGGLVLAPPDYQQHDAYRIIFIHVPSAWMSLFVYAAMGMAGFVALVWRVKLAEVACMASASIGAAFTFITLCTGSLWGKPMWGTWWTWDARLTSELVLLFLYLGVISLYRAIEDPRQGARAAALLALVGLINLPIVHFSVVWWNTLHQGSTVRVLGPSKMPLAMLWPLLTAVLASKCYYLASLLGRMRTDLLALERGKGWVRALALAAPASASASAAAQVTALPAERAA; this comes from the coding sequence ATGGCCAAGTGGGTTCCGCACTGGATGCACCGGCTGGCGTCGCCGCCGACGTTCTACCGCGTCGCCGGCGCGATCCGGCCATGGGCGCTGGGCGCGTCGCTGCTGCTCGGCGCGGTGGCGTTCTACGGCGGCCTGGTGCTGGCGCCGCCGGACTACCAGCAGCACGACGCCTACCGGATCATCTTCATCCATGTCCCCAGCGCCTGGATGAGCCTGTTCGTCTATGCCGCGATGGGCATGGCCGGCTTCGTCGCCCTGGTCTGGCGCGTCAAGCTGGCGGAAGTGGCGTGCATGGCCTCCGCCTCGATCGGCGCGGCGTTCACCTTCATCACCCTGTGCACCGGCTCGCTGTGGGGCAAGCCGATGTGGGGCACGTGGTGGACCTGGGACGCGCGGCTGACCTCGGAACTGGTGCTGCTGTTCCTGTACCTGGGCGTGATCAGCCTGTACCGCGCGATCGAGGACCCGCGCCAGGGCGCGCGCGCCGCGGCGCTGCTGGCGCTGGTCGGGCTGATCAACCTGCCGATCGTGCATTTCTCCGTGGTCTGGTGGAACACCTTGCACCAGGGCTCCACGGTGCGCGTGCTCGGCCCGTCGAAGATGCCGCTGGCGATGCTGTGGCCGCTGCTGACCGCGGTGCTGGCGAGCAAGTGCTATTACCTGGCCAGCCTGCTCGGGCGGATGCGCACCGACCTGCTGGCGCTGGAACGCGGCAAGGGCTGGGTGCGCGCGCTCGCGCTGGCCGCACCCGCGTCCGCGTCCGCATCCGCCGCGGCGCAGGTAACGGCGCTGCCGGCGGAGCGCGCGGCATGA
- a CDS encoding S8 family serine peptidase encodes MSLRRACLLVACLALGACAHGGRNAADAPVAAAAAPAKTPTVDASPALDSQRQIVLAVANPMAAPGRHAGSNLIGYASSKYYGAGTQAAATLDALTQRYRLRQVTGWPIKPLGVYCVVLEPAPGVERDALLAELAKDERVTLSQPLQEFATYADAPSPAQSAQPLRYNDPYVDMQRGFVATNAATAQVLSQGQGVGVAIVDTGVDTAHPDLKGRLRDVRDLVGADPTAFNRDHHGTEVAGIIAAGSNNHLGIVGMAPKAVLDVYKACWYPQRAGAGAGCNSFTLAKALVAIGDTRTRIINLSLGGPADPLLRKLLEQLLQQGRIVVAAMPPDGRLDGFPDATPGVIVVRSSSPTPPPPGVLSAPGEDILTTQPNGGYDFTSGSSMATAHVSGVVALLLALAPQLDARSVHELLRRTSRQRDGLLQVDAAAAVQALPRTAATAR; translated from the coding sequence ATGAGCCTGCGTCGCGCCTGCCTGCTCGTCGCCTGCCTCGCCCTCGGCGCCTGCGCCCATGGCGGGCGCAATGCCGCCGATGCGCCGGTGGCCGCCGCTGCGGCGCCGGCGAAGACGCCGACTGTGGACGCTTCGCCGGCCTTGGACAGCCAGCGCCAGATCGTGCTCGCGGTGGCCAACCCGATGGCCGCCCCGGGCCGGCATGCCGGCTCCAACCTGATCGGCTATGCCTCTTCCAAGTACTACGGTGCCGGCACCCAGGCGGCGGCGACGCTGGACGCATTGACCCAACGCTACCGCCTGCGCCAGGTGACCGGCTGGCCGATCAAACCGCTCGGCGTCTACTGCGTGGTGCTGGAGCCGGCGCCGGGCGTGGAACGCGACGCGTTGCTCGCCGAGCTGGCCAAGGACGAACGCGTCACGCTGTCGCAGCCGCTGCAGGAGTTCGCCACCTACGCCGACGCCCCGTCCCCCGCCCAGTCCGCGCAGCCGCTGCGCTACAACGATCCCTACGTGGACATGCAGCGCGGCTTCGTCGCGACCAACGCCGCCACCGCGCAGGTGCTGAGCCAGGGCCAGGGCGTGGGCGTGGCCATCGTCGATACCGGCGTGGACACCGCCCATCCCGACCTGAAGGGCCGGCTGCGCGACGTGCGTGACCTGGTCGGCGCCGATCCCACGGCGTTCAATCGCGACCATCACGGCACCGAAGTGGCCGGGATCATCGCCGCCGGCAGCAACAACCATCTCGGCATCGTCGGCATGGCGCCCAAGGCCGTGCTCGACGTGTACAAGGCCTGCTGGTATCCGCAGCGCGCCGGTGCCGGCGCCGGCTGCAATTCCTTCACCCTGGCCAAGGCGCTGGTCGCGATCGGCGATACGCGCACGCGCATCATCAATCTGAGCCTGGGCGGGCCGGCCGATCCGCTGCTGCGCAAGCTGCTCGAGCAGTTGCTGCAGCAGGGCCGCATCGTGGTCGCGGCGATGCCGCCGGACGGCCGCCTGGACGGCTTTCCCGATGCCACCCCGGGGGTGATCGTGGTGCGCAGCAGCAGCCCCACCCCGCCGCCGCCGGGCGTGCTGAGCGCCCCGGGCGAGGACATCCTCACCACTCAGCCCAACGGCGGCTACGACTTCACCTCCGGTTCGTCGATGGCCACCGCGCACGTCAGCGGCGTGGTCGCGCTGCTGCTGGCGCTGGCGCCGCAACTGGACGCGCGCAGCGTGCACGAGCTGCTGCGCCGGACCAGCCGGCAACGCGACGGCCTGCTGCAGGTGGATGCCGCCGCCGCGGTGCAGGCGTTGCCCCGCACCGCCGCCACGGCGCGCTGA
- a CDS encoding cytochrome C encodes MQTAQSLSSFFRPGPLRGAEQVLLWTTLGSLLLLVSPRAAAVPAFARQTGSSCADCHIGAYGPALTPYGMRFKLNGYTDSDGNGTKIPASAQLTGTRSVPVRGKTNNQLSEGDLYLAGRVSDNVGGYIKVSSTNNGKDKFTTKLDNVDLRFVAKTFKLGGKDALLGVSVNNNPGSQDPIGVLPNASGLGPASAYAGSTTLLNQSSLSNRVIGTSLYGVYDRNWYGEIGTYNALPVSTQDDLGYAVGGDPGKLSDTGYLRLSYMKDMKKQFFSAGVVALTTHRQLPRSTGPRDDFTDLGYDLNYQFLGTREHILKLGYLNIYERRRYGSAAIDPDDPSVAGLRRGSIRDQSINVSYTYRQTYGLLLAHFINTGSADPFRYSPYGTPDTTSNLISASWAPFGKDDSFTSIANLRLSATWFRFSKFNGTTGNVFGALPVTRPHDLNQFSLALSLAF; translated from the coding sequence ATGCAGACCGCCCAGTCGCTCTCTTCCTTCTTCCGTCCCGGCCCGCTGCGTGGCGCCGAGCAGGTCCTGCTGTGGACCACGCTCGGCTCGCTGTTGCTGCTGGTCAGCCCGCGCGCCGCGGCGGTGCCGGCGTTCGCGCGGCAGACCGGCTCCTCCTGCGCGGACTGCCACATCGGCGCCTACGGCCCGGCACTGACCCCGTACGGCATGCGCTTCAAGCTCAACGGCTATACCGACAGCGACGGCAACGGCACCAAGATTCCGGCCTCGGCGCAGCTCACCGGCACCCGCAGCGTGCCGGTGCGCGGCAAGACCAACAACCAGCTCAGCGAGGGCGATCTGTACCTGGCCGGACGGGTCAGCGACAACGTCGGCGGCTACATCAAGGTGTCCAGCACCAACAACGGCAAGGACAAGTTCACCACCAAGCTGGACAACGTGGACCTGCGCTTCGTTGCCAAGACCTTCAAGCTCGGCGGCAAGGACGCGCTGCTCGGGGTCAGCGTCAACAACAACCCTGGCAGCCAGGACCCGATCGGCGTGCTGCCCAATGCCTCCGGCCTGGGACCGGCCTCGGCCTATGCCGGTTCCACCACTCTGCTCAACCAATCCTCGCTGTCCAACCGGGTGATTGGCACCAGCCTCTACGGCGTGTACGACCGCAACTGGTACGGCGAGATCGGCACCTACAACGCATTGCCGGTCTCCACCCAGGACGACCTCGGCTACGCGGTCGGCGGCGACCCGGGCAAGCTCAGCGACACCGGCTATCTGCGCCTGAGCTACATGAAGGACATGAAGAAGCAATTCTTCTCCGCCGGCGTGGTCGCCCTGACTACCCATCGCCAGCTGCCGCGCAGCACCGGTCCGCGCGACGACTTCACCGACCTGGGCTACGACCTGAACTACCAGTTCCTCGGCACCCGCGAGCACATCCTCAAGCTCGGCTATCTCAACATCTACGAGCGCCGCCGCTATGGCAGCGCGGCGATCGACCCGGACGACCCGAGCGTGGCCGGGCTGCGCCGCGGCAGCATCCGCGACCAGTCGATCAACGTCAGCTACACCTACCGGCAGACCTACGGCCTGCTGCTGGCGCACTTCATCAACACCGGCTCGGCCGACCCGTTCCGCTACAGCCCGTACGGCACCCCGGACACCACCAGCAACCTGATCAGCGCCTCCTGGGCGCCATTCGGCAAGGACGATTCATTCACCTCGATCGCCAACCTGCGCCTGTCGGCCACCTGGTTCCGTTTCAGCAAGTTCAACGGCACCACCGGCAACGTGTTCGGCGCCCTGCCGGTGACCCGCCCGCACGACCTCAACCAGTTCTCGCTGGCGCTGAGCCTCGCGTTCTGA
- a CDS encoding acetyltransferase, with translation MAKPLVIIGAGELAQIACEYFSHDSDYDVLAFSAERDYIAAPTLAERPVVAYEDLERLYPPGEVEAFVAIPASGLNRLRTRFFLDARRRGYRLASYVSSRAFVWRNAQLGENCFVFEGNVVQPFTRIGDNCILWSGNHIGHRTLIHDHVFVASHAVISGYCEIGQSSFVGVNATFSDGVKVAADNVIGAGALVTRDTEPGRVYVGAPARAVAGKSSFDVTL, from the coding sequence ATGGCGAAGCCGCTGGTCATCATCGGCGCGGGCGAACTGGCCCAGATCGCCTGCGAGTACTTCAGCCACGACAGCGACTACGACGTGCTCGCCTTCAGTGCCGAGCGCGACTACATCGCCGCGCCGACGCTGGCCGAGCGGCCGGTGGTGGCGTACGAAGACCTGGAGCGGCTGTATCCGCCTGGCGAGGTCGAGGCGTTCGTGGCGATTCCCGCCAGCGGCCTCAACCGCCTGCGCACGCGCTTCTTCCTCGACGCCAGGCGTCGCGGCTATCGCCTGGCCAGCTACGTCAGTTCGCGCGCCTTCGTCTGGCGCAACGCGCAACTGGGCGAGAACTGCTTCGTGTTCGAAGGCAATGTGGTGCAGCCATTCACCCGCATCGGCGACAACTGCATCCTGTGGAGCGGCAACCATATCGGCCACCGCACGCTGATCCACGACCATGTGTTCGTCGCCTCGCATGCGGTGATTTCCGGCTATTGCGAGATCGGCCAGAGCAGTTTCGTCGGGGTCAATGCCACCTTCAGCGACGGGGTCAAGGTCGCCGCGGACAACGTGATCGGCGCTGGCGCGCTGGTCACCCGCGATACCGAACCGGGCCGCGTCTACGTCGGTGCGCCGGCGCGTGCGGTGGCCGGCAAGTCCAGCTTCGACGTGACGCTCTGA
- a CDS encoding c-type cytochrome, whose amino-acid sequence MKPANPFPLWCTLMASLLPFGVALAPAAQAGGGLPGAGVFATECAECHSAAPGKNKKGPTLFGVVGRSAGSVPDYRYSDAMKKTQWTWSDDKLRSYLAQPASKGIPGANMKYDGLDDSKQLEDLIAYLNTLH is encoded by the coding sequence ATGAAACCAGCCAACCCATTTCCCCTGTGGTGCACCCTGATGGCCAGCCTGCTGCCGTTCGGCGTCGCCCTCGCCCCCGCCGCGCAGGCCGGCGGCGGCCTGCCTGGTGCCGGCGTGTTCGCGACCGAATGCGCCGAATGCCATAGCGCGGCGCCGGGCAAGAACAAGAAGGGCCCGACCCTGTTCGGCGTGGTCGGGCGCAGCGCCGGCAGCGTGCCCGACTACCGCTATTCGGATGCGATGAAGAAGACCCAATGGACCTGGAGCGACGACAAGCTGCGCAGCTACCTGGCCCAGCCCGCGTCCAAGGGCATTCCTGGCGCCAACATGAAGTACGACGGGCTCGACGACAGCAAGCAGCTCGAGGACCTCATCGCCTATCTCAATACCCTGCATTGA
- a CDS encoding RNA polymerase sigma factor yields MTDTDPLGDATDRMLLRRMAGGDRDALATLYRNYHGRLCRFLSRLTRRPDIIEEAINDCFWIAWQKAGDFRGDSQVSTWIMGIAYRCGLKAIRHHSDEAIEDGVSAEEHFSSASAADPDEDRELRDWLGKGLERLSADQRLVVELVYGLGHKLEEVAAIMQCPVGTIKARLFHARVKLRNVLPGLAGGASPLTESMS; encoded by the coding sequence ATGACCGACACCGATCCACTAGGCGATGCCACCGACCGCATGCTGCTCCGGCGCATGGCCGGCGGCGACCGCGATGCGCTGGCCACCCTGTACCGCAACTACCATGGGCGCCTGTGCCGGTTCCTGTCGCGGCTGACCCGGCGCCCGGACATCATCGAGGAAGCGATCAACGACTGCTTCTGGATCGCCTGGCAGAAGGCCGGCGATTTCCGCGGCGACTCGCAGGTCTCGACCTGGATCATGGGCATCGCCTACCGCTGCGGGCTCAAGGCGATTCGCCACCACAGCGACGAGGCGATCGAGGACGGGGTGAGCGCCGAAGAGCATTTCTCGTCCGCCTCCGCCGCCGACCCGGACGAGGACCGCGAACTGCGCGACTGGCTGGGCAAGGGCCTGGAGCGGCTGTCGGCCGACCAGCGCCTGGTGGTCGAACTGGTCTACGGCCTGGGCCACAAGCTGGAAGAAGTGGCGGCGATCATGCAGTGCCCGGTGGGCACGATCAAGGCGCGGCTGTTCCATGCCCGGGTCAAGCTGCGCAACGTGCTGCCGGGATTGGCCGGCGGCGCTTCCCCTCTGACGGAGAGCATGTCATGA
- a CDS encoding sugar 3,4-ketoisomerase — MAIERIQLRTHGDERGLLVALEQQRDVPFDIRRVYYLFATKHGVHRGQHAHRHLNQLAVALHGSVSFLLDDGSGPVQVVLDDPCQGLLLGNMVWRDLYDFSDDCVLMVLADQAYDPADYILDYDEFLREAAGERRQEA; from the coding sequence ATGGCAATCGAACGAATCCAGTTGCGCACGCACGGCGACGAGCGCGGTCTGCTCGTGGCCCTGGAGCAGCAACGCGACGTGCCCTTCGACATCCGGCGCGTGTATTACCTGTTCGCCACCAAGCACGGCGTGCACCGCGGGCAGCACGCGCACCGCCATCTGAATCAACTGGCGGTGGCCCTGCACGGCTCGGTGTCGTTCCTGCTCGACGACGGCAGCGGTCCGGTGCAGGTGGTGCTCGACGACCCGTGCCAGGGCCTGCTGCTCGGCAATATGGTATGGCGCGATCTCTACGACTTCAGCGACGATTGCGTGCTGATGGTGCTGGCCGACCAGGCCTACGATCCGGCCGACTACATCCTCGACTACGACGAGTTCCTGCGCGAAGCCGCGGGCGAACGCAGGCAGGAGGCATAG
- a CDS encoding zf-HC2 domain-containing protein → MKTGFNEPGNECSHAWELMPWVLQASATEEQHEWLIAHLAKCSFCSAEFAQQSRLRMAMSLPSDVPVDAEAGLQRLLGRLDAPEPQRLPPRVRSSWTTRALVAAALVQAVGLGVLGVRLSASDQGQGAGYRTLSDTAQPLASDAIRVVPDARMTLADWDATLRKLQLRVVGGPNGAGAYTVVPIQAGSSAQPQRSVQQLRATPGIRLAEPISAP, encoded by the coding sequence ATGAAGACAGGCTTCAACGAGCCGGGCAACGAGTGCTCGCATGCCTGGGAACTAATGCCGTGGGTGCTGCAGGCCAGCGCCACGGAAGAACAACACGAGTGGCTGATCGCGCATCTGGCCAAGTGCAGTTTCTGCAGCGCCGAGTTCGCGCAGCAGAGCCGGCTGCGCATGGCGATGTCGCTGCCCAGCGACGTGCCGGTGGATGCCGAGGCCGGGCTGCAGCGCCTGCTCGGCCGCCTCGACGCGCCCGAGCCGCAGCGCCTGCCACCGCGCGTGCGCTCCAGCTGGACCACGCGGGCGCTGGTCGCCGCGGCGCTGGTGCAGGCGGTCGGGCTGGGCGTGCTCGGGGTCAGGCTGTCCGCCAGCGACCAGGGCCAGGGCGCCGGCTACCGTACCCTCAGCGACACCGCGCAGCCGCTGGCGAGCGACGCGATCCGCGTGGTGCCGGACGCGCGCATGACCCTGGCCGACTGGGACGCCACGCTGCGCAAGCTGCAGCTGCGCGTGGTCGGCGGCCCCAATGGCGCCGGCGCCTACACCGTGGTGCCAATTCAGGCCGGCTCGTCGGCGCAACCGCAGCGCAGCGTGCAGCAGCTGCGTGCGACGCCCGGCATCCGCCTGGCGGAGCCGATTTCCGCACCATGA
- a CDS encoding DegT/DnrJ/EryC1/StrS family aminotransferase, with translation MSVPFLDLRALNARHADELKAAAARVIDSGWYVLGEELEAFEREFAGYCGSGHAIGVGNGMDALTLILRGYRDLGKLRDGDEVIVPGNTFIASFLAISENRLLPVPVEPDPVSFNLDPASVERAIGPRTRAIMAVHLYGKLADMVALRTLARQHGLLLIEDAAQAHGARLHGRHAGSFGDAAGFSFFPGKNLGALGDGGAVTTDDPELAARIRMLRNYGSDIKYRHLVQGMNSRLDEMQAALLRVKLKHLDADIALRRDVARRYRAGIVHPQLQLPQVADEAAHAWHLFVVRCARRDALQRHLLASGIHCLVHYPLPPHRQPAYAALSGLSLPLCEQLHREVLSLPIGPMLDADAVEQVIAACLAFEAGAA, from the coding sequence ATGAGCGTGCCGTTCCTGGATCTACGCGCGCTCAATGCCCGCCATGCCGACGAACTGAAGGCAGCGGCCGCGCGGGTCATCGACTCGGGCTGGTACGTGCTCGGCGAGGAGCTGGAAGCGTTCGAGCGCGAGTTCGCCGGCTATTGCGGCAGCGGGCATGCGATCGGCGTGGGCAACGGCATGGACGCGCTGACCCTGATCCTGCGCGGCTACCGCGACCTGGGCAAATTGCGCGACGGCGACGAGGTGATCGTGCCGGGCAACACCTTCATCGCCAGCTTCCTGGCGATCAGCGAGAACCGGTTGCTGCCGGTGCCGGTGGAGCCGGACCCGGTCAGCTTCAACCTGGATCCGGCCAGCGTGGAACGGGCGATCGGCCCGCGCACGCGGGCCATCATGGCGGTGCACCTGTACGGCAAGCTGGCGGACATGGTCGCGCTGCGCACGCTGGCGCGGCAGCATGGCCTGCTGTTGATCGAGGACGCGGCGCAGGCGCATGGCGCGCGCCTGCACGGGCGCCACGCCGGCAGTTTCGGCGACGCCGCCGGCTTCAGTTTCTTCCCGGGCAAGAACCTCGGCGCGCTGGGCGATGGCGGCGCGGTGACGACCGACGATCCTGAACTGGCGGCGCGGATCCGGATGCTGCGCAACTACGGGTCGGACATCAAGTACCGGCACCTGGTGCAGGGCATGAACTCGCGCCTGGACGAAATGCAGGCGGCGCTGCTGCGGGTCAAGCTGAAGCACCTGGATGCCGACATCGCCCTGCGCCGCGACGTGGCGCGGCGCTATCGCGCCGGCATCGTGCATCCGCAACTGCAGTTGCCGCAGGTGGCCGACGAGGCGGCGCACGCCTGGCATCTGTTCGTGGTCCGCTGCGCCCGGCGCGATGCGCTGCAACGCCATCTGCTGGCCAGCGGCATCCACTGCCTGGTGCACTATCCGCTGCCGCCGCACCGGCAGCCGGCCTATGCCGCATTGAGCGGACTCAGCCTGCCGCTGTGCGAGCAGCTGCACCGCGAGGTGTTGAGCCTGCCGATCGG
- a CDS encoding cytochrome b gives MVLLHWLTVLCLVLAAGLILLREEVEGRAVRQWLLEGHRHFGLFVLGLFFLRVALRLRLGKRQDPDATSPLLRALAGLTHVIMYALLLTLPVLGWALSQSMGKPVHLFAATLPELVAPDPELADTLGAWHVYAAWALLGLILLHIGAALWHHFVRRDDTLRRMLRFRRG, from the coding sequence ATGGTGCTGCTGCACTGGCTCACCGTGCTGTGCCTGGTGCTGGCGGCGGGCCTGATCCTGCTGCGCGAAGAGGTCGAGGGCCGCGCCGTGCGCCAGTGGCTGCTGGAGGGCCATCGGCATTTCGGCCTGTTCGTGCTCGGCCTGTTCTTCCTGCGCGTGGCGCTGCGCCTACGCCTGGGCAAACGCCAGGACCCGGACGCCACTTCGCCGCTGCTGCGCGCGCTTGCCGGGCTCACCCACGTGATCATGTACGCGCTGCTGCTGACCCTGCCGGTGCTGGGCTGGGCGCTGAGCCAGTCGATGGGCAAGCCGGTGCATCTGTTCGCCGCCACGCTGCCGGAGCTGGTCGCCCCCGATCCGGAGCTGGCCGACACGCTCGGCGCCTGGCACGTGTATGCCGCCTGGGCGCTGCTCGGCCTGATTCTGCTGCATATCGGTGCCGCGCTGTGGCACCACTTCGTGCGCCGCGACGACACCCTGCGGCGAATGCTGCGCTTCCGCCGCGGCTGA
- the ccmE gene encoding cytochrome c maturation protein CcmE, which translates to MTPTRKRRLLLVLLVLGAAALATGLFVLALQHNISYLFTPSQVQAGQADGYRVFRLGGMVKAGSIRRSADSLRVEFTVIDKAGATAVAYTGILPDLFRDNQAVIATGSLHGADFVATEVLAKHDETYMPQELKDAMAQAHQGRTAAVGSASTATSATP; encoded by the coding sequence ATGACTCCCACCCGTAAGCGCCGCCTGCTGCTCGTGCTGCTGGTGCTGGGCGCGGCCGCGCTCGCCACAGGCCTGTTCGTGCTGGCCCTGCAGCACAACATCAGCTACCTGTTCACCCCGAGCCAGGTGCAGGCCGGCCAGGCGGACGGCTACCGCGTGTTCCGCCTCGGCGGCATGGTCAAGGCCGGCTCGATCCGGCGCAGCGCCGATTCGCTGCGGGTGGAGTTCACCGTAATCGACAAGGCCGGCGCCACCGCGGTCGCCTATACCGGGATCCTGCCGGACCTGTTCCGCGACAACCAGGCGGTGATCGCCACCGGCTCGCTGCATGGCGCCGATTTCGTCGCCACCGAGGTGCTGGCCAAGCACGACGAGACCTACATGCCGCAGGAACTGAAGGACGCGATGGCGCAGGCCCACCAGGGTCGTACCGCGGCGGTGGGTTCGGCGTCGACCGCCACGTCCGCGACGCCATGA
- the ccmD gene encoding heme exporter protein CcmD: MSGFWAMGGYATYVWSAYALFLLVLLLDTLLPRWRQRRLLAETRAQLLREQARRQRGASSRLPGSANDSHP; the protein is encoded by the coding sequence ATGAGCGGCTTCTGGGCGATGGGCGGTTACGCCACCTATGTGTGGAGTGCCTACGCGCTGTTCCTGCTGGTGCTGCTGCTGGACACGCTGCTGCCGCGCTGGCGGCAGCGGCGCCTGCTCGCCGAGACCCGCGCGCAGTTGCTGCGCGAACAGGCACGGCGCCAGCGCGGCGCCTCTTCCCGCTTGCCCGGTAGCGCCAATGACTCCCACCCGTAA